The Mobula birostris isolate sMobBir1 chromosome 11, sMobBir1.hap1, whole genome shotgun sequence genome has a segment encoding these proteins:
- the bmal1a gene encoding basic helix-loop-helix ARNT like 1a isoform X2: protein MADQNMDISSTINDFISTDPTGLLSGSLGTAAMDFNRKRKGSSTEYQDSMETDKEDQHSREAHSQIEKRRRDKMNSFIDELASMVPTCNAMSRKLDKLTVLRMAVQHMKTLRGATNAYTEANYKPAFLSDDELKHLILRAADGFLFVVGCDRGKILFVSESVFKILNYSQTDLIGQSLFDYLHPKDIAKVKEQLSSFDSAPRERLIDAKTGLPVKTDITPGPTRLCSGARRSFFCRMKCNRPSVKVEDKDFSSNCSKKKADRKSFCTIHSSGYLKSWPPTKIGLDEDNEADNQGCSLSCLVAIGRLHPHIVPQPVGSEIRVKSTEYVSRHAIDGKFVFVDQRATVILGYLPQELLGTSCYEYFHQDDIVHLAECHRQVLQSRDKITTSCYQFRIKDGSFITLRSHWFSFLNPWTKEVEYIVSTNTVVFTSSLDRGDSANLPLANTPPNMDSVLQTREASSKRTVTAVPGIPGGTRAGAGKIGRMIAEEVLELQRIRGSSPSSCSSSPLNVTSTPPPDTVSPVGKKMVNGGTPDVASTGILPGQMTESTGYPYTDSSSLLSGSCQLGVDVIEDRSASSPSNDEAAMAVIMSLLEADAGLGGPVDFSDLPWPL from the exons GGAGGCTCACAGCCAGATTGAAAAGCGGCGGCGGGATAAGATGAACAGCTTCATTGATGAGTTGGCATCAATGGTGCCAACGTGCAACGCCATGTCTAGGAAACTGGACAAGCTTACTGTGCTTAGGATGGCTGTACAGCACATGAAGACCCTTCGAG GAGCTACCAATGCCTACACAGAAGCCAACTACAAACCTGCTTTTCTGTCCGACGATGAGCTGAAGCATCTCATCCTCAGG GCAGCTGACGGATTTCTTTTCGTTGTGGGCTGTGACAGAGGAAAGATACTTTTTGTATCTGAATCAGTCTTCAAAATCCTCAATTACAGCCAG ACTGACCTGATTGGTCAGAGCCTGTTTGATTACCTTCACCCAAAGGACATTGCAAAAGTGAAAGAGCAGCTCTCCTCATTTGACAGTGCCCCAAGGGAGCGGCTAATAGACGCCAAAA CGGGTTTGCCAGTGAAGACGGACATAACTCCAGGACCCACTCGGTTGTGCTCAGGAGCCAGGCGCTCCTTCTTCTGCCGGATGAAGTGCAACAGACCGTCAGTCAAGGTGGAGGACAAGGATTTCTCTTCAAACTGCTCCAAGAAAAAAG CTGACCGCAAAAGTTTCTGTACAATCCACAGCAGTGGTTACCTGAAGAGCTGGCCTCCGACAAAAATTGGGTTGGATGAGGACAATGAGGCCGACAATCAAGGCTGTAGCCTGAGCTGCCTTGTTGCCATTGGCCGCTTACACCCCCACATTGTCCCACAGCCAGTCGGCAGTGAGATCAGAGTGAAGTCGACGGAGTACGTTTCCCGGCATGCAATAGATGGCAAGTTCGTCTTTGTGGATCAGAG GGCAACAGTGATTCTGGGATATTTGCCGCAAGAGTTGCTTGGGACCTCTTGTTATGAATATTTCCACCAAGATGATATCGTGCACCTTGCAGAGTGCCACCGACAAG TATTACAGAGCAGGGACAAGATCACCACCAGCTGCTATCAGTTCAGGATCAAAGATGGTTCCTTCATCACTCTACGCAGTCACTGGTTCAGCTTCCTGAACCCATGGACCAAGGAAGTCGAATATATTGTTTCCACAAACACCGTTGTCTT TACCAGCTCTCTGGACAGAGGCGACTCGGCCAATCTGCCTCTCGCCAACACTCCTCCCAACATGGACAGTGTGCTGCAGACCAGAGAAG cCAGCTCAAAGCGCACTGTCACCGCTGTTCCCGGCATTCCTGGGGGGACCCGTGCTGGAGCGGGGAAAATCGGTCGGATGATAGCTGAAGAAGTCTTGGAGCTACAAAG GATTAGAGGATCATCGCCTTCGAGCTGTAGTTCCAGTCCTCTTAACGTGACCAGCACGCCACCCCCTGACACAGTGTCGCCGGTTGGCAAGAAG ATGGTGAATGGGGGAACACCAGATGTTGCCAGTACTGGCATTCTGCCTGGGCAGATGACGGAAAGCACAGGATATCCGTACACAGACAGCTCCTCACTGCTCA GTGGCAGTTGTCAGCTGGGTGTGGACGTGATCGAGGATCGTTCAGCGAGCAGTCCCAGCAACGATGAGGCAGCCATGGCAGTAATTATGAGTCTTTTGGAGGCCGACGCTGGGTTAGGAGGCCCGGTTGATTTCAGCGACTTACCTTGGCCCCTCTGA
- the bmal1a gene encoding basic helix-loop-helix ARNT like 1a isoform X5 yields MNSFIDELASMVPTCNAMSRKLDKLTVLRMAVQHMKTLRGATNAYTEANYKPAFLSDDELKHLILRAADGFLFVVGCDRGKILFVSESVFKILNYSQTDLIGQSLFDYLHPKDIAKVKEQLSSFDSAPRERLIDAKTGLPVKTDITPGPTRLCSGARRSFFCRMKCNRPSVKVEDKDFSSNCSKKKADRKSFCTIHSSGYLKSWPPTKIGLDEDNEADNQGCSLSCLVAIGRLHPHIVPQPVGSEIRVKSTEYVSRHAIDGKFVFVDQRATVILGYLPQELLGTSCYEYFHQDDIVHLAECHRQVLQSRDKITTSCYQFRIKDGSFITLRSHWFSFLNPWTKEVEYIVSTNTVVFTSSLDRGDSANLPLANTPPNMDSVLQTREASSKRTVTAVPGIPGGTRAGAGKIGRMIAEEVLELQRIRGSSPSSCSSSPLNVTSTPPPDTVSPVGKKMVNGGTPDVASTGILPGQMTESTGYPYTDSSSLLSGSCQLGVDVIEDRSASSPSNDEAAMAVIMSLLEADAGLGGPVDFSDLPWPL; encoded by the exons ATGAACAGCTTCATTGATGAGTTGGCATCAATGGTGCCAACGTGCAACGCCATGTCTAGGAAACTGGACAAGCTTACTGTGCTTAGGATGGCTGTACAGCACATGAAGACCCTTCGAG GAGCTACCAATGCCTACACAGAAGCCAACTACAAACCTGCTTTTCTGTCCGACGATGAGCTGAAGCATCTCATCCTCAGG GCAGCTGACGGATTTCTTTTCGTTGTGGGCTGTGACAGAGGAAAGATACTTTTTGTATCTGAATCAGTCTTCAAAATCCTCAATTACAGCCAG ACTGACCTGATTGGTCAGAGCCTGTTTGATTACCTTCACCCAAAGGACATTGCAAAAGTGAAAGAGCAGCTCTCCTCATTTGACAGTGCCCCAAGGGAGCGGCTAATAGACGCCAAAA CGGGTTTGCCAGTGAAGACGGACATAACTCCAGGACCCACTCGGTTGTGCTCAGGAGCCAGGCGCTCCTTCTTCTGCCGGATGAAGTGCAACAGACCGTCAGTCAAGGTGGAGGACAAGGATTTCTCTTCAAACTGCTCCAAGAAAAAAG CTGACCGCAAAAGTTTCTGTACAATCCACAGCAGTGGTTACCTGAAGAGCTGGCCTCCGACAAAAATTGGGTTGGATGAGGACAATGAGGCCGACAATCAAGGCTGTAGCCTGAGCTGCCTTGTTGCCATTGGCCGCTTACACCCCCACATTGTCCCACAGCCAGTCGGCAGTGAGATCAGAGTGAAGTCGACGGAGTACGTTTCCCGGCATGCAATAGATGGCAAGTTCGTCTTTGTGGATCAGAG GGCAACAGTGATTCTGGGATATTTGCCGCAAGAGTTGCTTGGGACCTCTTGTTATGAATATTTCCACCAAGATGATATCGTGCACCTTGCAGAGTGCCACCGACAAG TATTACAGAGCAGGGACAAGATCACCACCAGCTGCTATCAGTTCAGGATCAAAGATGGTTCCTTCATCACTCTACGCAGTCACTGGTTCAGCTTCCTGAACCCATGGACCAAGGAAGTCGAATATATTGTTTCCACAAACACCGTTGTCTT TACCAGCTCTCTGGACAGAGGCGACTCGGCCAATCTGCCTCTCGCCAACACTCCTCCCAACATGGACAGTGTGCTGCAGACCAGAGAAG cCAGCTCAAAGCGCACTGTCACCGCTGTTCCCGGCATTCCTGGGGGGACCCGTGCTGGAGCGGGGAAAATCGGTCGGATGATAGCTGAAGAAGTCTTGGAGCTACAAAG GATTAGAGGATCATCGCCTTCGAGCTGTAGTTCCAGTCCTCTTAACGTGACCAGCACGCCACCCCCTGACACAGTGTCGCCGGTTGGCAAGAAG ATGGTGAATGGGGGAACACCAGATGTTGCCAGTACTGGCATTCTGCCTGGGCAGATGACGGAAAGCACAGGATATCCGTACACAGACAGCTCCTCACTGCTCA GTGGCAGTTGTCAGCTGGGTGTGGACGTGATCGAGGATCGTTCAGCGAGCAGTCCCAGCAACGATGAGGCAGCCATGGCAGTAATTATGAGTCTTTTGGAGGCCGACGCTGGGTTAGGAGGCCCGGTTGATTTCAGCGACTTACCTTGGCCCCTCTGA
- the bmal1a gene encoding basic helix-loop-helix ARNT like 1a isoform X3, with amino-acid sequence MADQNMDISSTINDFISTDPTGLLSGSLGTAAMDFNRKRKGSSTEYQEAHSQIEKRRRDKMNSFIDELASMVPTCNAMSRKLDKLTVLRMAVQHMKTLRGATNAYTEANYKPAFLSDDELKHLILRAADGFLFVVGCDRGKILFVSESVFKILNYSQTDLIGQSLFDYLHPKDIAKVKEQLSSFDSAPRERLIDAKTGLPVKTDITPGPTRLCSGARRSFFCRMKCNRPSVKVEDKDFSSNCSKKKADRKSFCTIHSSGYLKSWPPTKIGLDEDNEADNQGCSLSCLVAIGRLHPHIVPQPVGSEIRVKSTEYVSRHAIDGKFVFVDQRATVILGYLPQELLGTSCYEYFHQDDIVHLAECHRQVLQSRDKITTSCYQFRIKDGSFITLRSHWFSFLNPWTKEVEYIVSTNTVVFTSSLDRGDSANLPLANTPPNMDSVLQTREASSKRTVTAVPGIPGGTRAGAGKIGRMIAEEVLELQRIRGSSPSSCSSSPLNVTSTPPPDTVSPVGKKMVNGGTPDVASTGILPGQMTESTGYPYTDSSSLLSGSCQLGVDVIEDRSASSPSNDEAAMAVIMSLLEADAGLGGPVDFSDLPWPL; translated from the exons GGAGGCTCACAGCCAGATTGAAAAGCGGCGGCGGGATAAGATGAACAGCTTCATTGATGAGTTGGCATCAATGGTGCCAACGTGCAACGCCATGTCTAGGAAACTGGACAAGCTTACTGTGCTTAGGATGGCTGTACAGCACATGAAGACCCTTCGAG GAGCTACCAATGCCTACACAGAAGCCAACTACAAACCTGCTTTTCTGTCCGACGATGAGCTGAAGCATCTCATCCTCAGG GCAGCTGACGGATTTCTTTTCGTTGTGGGCTGTGACAGAGGAAAGATACTTTTTGTATCTGAATCAGTCTTCAAAATCCTCAATTACAGCCAG ACTGACCTGATTGGTCAGAGCCTGTTTGATTACCTTCACCCAAAGGACATTGCAAAAGTGAAAGAGCAGCTCTCCTCATTTGACAGTGCCCCAAGGGAGCGGCTAATAGACGCCAAAA CGGGTTTGCCAGTGAAGACGGACATAACTCCAGGACCCACTCGGTTGTGCTCAGGAGCCAGGCGCTCCTTCTTCTGCCGGATGAAGTGCAACAGACCGTCAGTCAAGGTGGAGGACAAGGATTTCTCTTCAAACTGCTCCAAGAAAAAAG CTGACCGCAAAAGTTTCTGTACAATCCACAGCAGTGGTTACCTGAAGAGCTGGCCTCCGACAAAAATTGGGTTGGATGAGGACAATGAGGCCGACAATCAAGGCTGTAGCCTGAGCTGCCTTGTTGCCATTGGCCGCTTACACCCCCACATTGTCCCACAGCCAGTCGGCAGTGAGATCAGAGTGAAGTCGACGGAGTACGTTTCCCGGCATGCAATAGATGGCAAGTTCGTCTTTGTGGATCAGAG GGCAACAGTGATTCTGGGATATTTGCCGCAAGAGTTGCTTGGGACCTCTTGTTATGAATATTTCCACCAAGATGATATCGTGCACCTTGCAGAGTGCCACCGACAAG TATTACAGAGCAGGGACAAGATCACCACCAGCTGCTATCAGTTCAGGATCAAAGATGGTTCCTTCATCACTCTACGCAGTCACTGGTTCAGCTTCCTGAACCCATGGACCAAGGAAGTCGAATATATTGTTTCCACAAACACCGTTGTCTT TACCAGCTCTCTGGACAGAGGCGACTCGGCCAATCTGCCTCTCGCCAACACTCCTCCCAACATGGACAGTGTGCTGCAGACCAGAGAAG cCAGCTCAAAGCGCACTGTCACCGCTGTTCCCGGCATTCCTGGGGGGACCCGTGCTGGAGCGGGGAAAATCGGTCGGATGATAGCTGAAGAAGTCTTGGAGCTACAAAG GATTAGAGGATCATCGCCTTCGAGCTGTAGTTCCAGTCCTCTTAACGTGACCAGCACGCCACCCCCTGACACAGTGTCGCCGGTTGGCAAGAAG ATGGTGAATGGGGGAACACCAGATGTTGCCAGTACTGGCATTCTGCCTGGGCAGATGACGGAAAGCACAGGATATCCGTACACAGACAGCTCCTCACTGCTCA GTGGCAGTTGTCAGCTGGGTGTGGACGTGATCGAGGATCGTTCAGCGAGCAGTCCCAGCAACGATGAGGCAGCCATGGCAGTAATTATGAGTCTTTTGGAGGCCGACGCTGGGTTAGGAGGCCCGGTTGATTTCAGCGACTTACCTTGGCCCCTCTGA